One Peribacillus simplex NBRC 15720 = DSM 1321 genomic region harbors:
- a CDS encoding YfmQ family protein: protein MTVPVLILTIILSLLKLLVTCLPTDAVNWIMSKFKIHSEISGSNAIVTFDGKRLEGEDKIQVINYFNEARFLKKNHIFPGNEKLFLHPENSGTPIIIDTKRGKNDVRLFVYIYNDHVDVVKQYKNKIVAYSLLSESLQERSMPVIRNLV from the coding sequence ATGACAGTGCCTGTATTGATTTTAACAATTATCTTAAGTTTGCTTAAATTATTAGTTACCTGCCTTCCAACCGATGCAGTGAATTGGATTATGAGTAAATTTAAAATACATTCAGAAATTAGTGGCTCGAATGCAATCGTAACCTTTGATGGAAAACGTTTGGAAGGTGAAGACAAAATTCAAGTAATTAATTATTTTAACGAAGCTAGGTTTTTGAAAAAAAATCATATATTCCCAGGGAACGAGAAATTGTTTTTACATCCAGAGAACAGTGGGACTCCAATAATAATTGATACTAAAAGAGGAAAAAACGATGTTAGATTATTTGTGTACATTTACAACGACCATGTGGATGTAGTCAAACAGTACAAGAATAAAATAGTTGCGTATAGTCTTCTTTCCGAGAGCCTCCAAGAACGTTCCATGCCAGTAATAAGGAATTTAGTTTAA